A genome region from Arachis duranensis cultivar V14167 chromosome 6, aradu.V14167.gnm2.J7QH, whole genome shotgun sequence includes the following:
- the LOC107491938 gene encoding protein DEFECTIVE IN MERISTEM SILENCING 3 isoform X2 — protein sequence MSKLNQNDANHESIKNEIKKHEDNLKFLNSQSNRLAESILDLQVSLGRYHSCSVITPDNGSGPSNTEDDTAPSITEDDTTEQILKKENSAAGIFCWLKANAQTSNLALEKDAVGVVATLAKVESDELSRILSEYLGLETMLAIVCSTNEGVNALEKYNPEGTINCSAGLHGIGSSIKKNVNGRFAVICLESFRPYVGGFVANDPQKKLAIPKPRFPNEECPAGFIDYAVNMLYLESNNLSFVTSSGHGLRETLFYGLLSGLQVYRTRNEMMSALPCIDEGAVSLDGGMIKKNGMFVLGSRKDVEVKFGIFSGRSGVVPPNYSQAEEVVRRLKWESTKLAEDIQREQQLLDHLKAKSANKVA from the exons ATGTCTAAG CTGAACCAAAATGATGCTAATCATGAGAGCATTAAGAATGAGATAAAGAAACATGAAGATAACCTTAAATTCCTTAATTCTCAATCAAATCGACTAGCCGAATCAATACTTGACTTACAAG TGAGTCTTGGTAGGTACCATTCGTGTAGTGTAATTACACCAGACAATGGAAGTGGTCCATCTAATACCGAGGACGATACAGCACCATCTATTACCGAGGACGATACAACAGAACAAATATTGAAGAAAGAGAATTCAGCTGCTGGCATATTCTGTTGGCTGAAAGCCAATGCTCAGACATCGAATTTGGCTTTGGAAAAAGATGCTGTGGGAGTTGTGGCAACCCTTGCCAAGGTTGAGAGCGATGAACTTAGCAG GATTCTCTCTGAGTATTTGGGATTGGAGACCATGCTTGCAATTGTCTGCAGTACTAATGAAGGTGTTAATGCATTAGAGAAGTACAACCCTGAAGGCACAATAAACTGTAGTGCAGGCTTGCATGGAATTGGAtcttcaattaaaaagaatgtaAATGGCCGATTTGCTGTCATATGTCTTGAATCTTTCAG ACCATATGTTGGAGGTTTTGTAGCCAATGATCCACAAAAGAAGTTGGCTATTCCAAAACCAAGATTTCCAAACGAGGAGTGCCCGGCTGGGTTCATTGATTATGCAGTAAACATGCTCTATTTAGAGTCCAATAACTTATCTTTTGTTACTTCTAGCGGTCACGGTCTTAGAGAGACACTATTTTATGGCCTTCTCTCTGGCCTACAAGTATACAGAACCCGAAATGAAATGATGTCTGCTCTCCCATGCATTGATGAAGGAGCTGTGTCATTAGATGGTGGAATGATCAAGAAAAATGGAATGTTTGTTCTTGGTAGTAG GAAAGATGTAGAAGTGAAGTTTGGTATATTTTCGGGAAGAAGTGGTGTGGTTCCTCCAAATTATAGTCAAGCTGAAGAAGTGGTGAGGAGGCTGAAATGGGAAAGCACCAAGCTTGCTGAAGACATACAAAGAGAGCAGCAACTATTGGACCATTTGAAGGCCAAGTCCGCAAACAAAGTAGCTTGA
- the LOC107491938 gene encoding protein DEFECTIVE IN MERISTEM SILENCING 3 isoform X1 — MITMWQQLIQFYLNQNDANHESIKNEIKKHEDNLKFLNSQSNRLAESILDLQVSLGRYHSCSVITPDNGSGPSNTEDDTAPSITEDDTTEQILKKENSAAGIFCWLKANAQTSNLALEKDAVGVVATLAKVESDELSRILSEYLGLETMLAIVCSTNEGVNALEKYNPEGTINCSAGLHGIGSSIKKNVNGRFAVICLESFRPYVGGFVANDPQKKLAIPKPRFPNEECPAGFIDYAVNMLYLESNNLSFVTSSGHGLRETLFYGLLSGLQVYRTRNEMMSALPCIDEGAVSLDGGMIKKNGMFVLGSRKDVEVKFGIFSGRSGVVPPNYSQAEEVVRRLKWESTKLAEDIQREQQLLDHLKAKSANKVA, encoded by the exons ATGATAACCATGTGGCAGCAACTCATTCAGTTTTAT CTGAACCAAAATGATGCTAATCATGAGAGCATTAAGAATGAGATAAAGAAACATGAAGATAACCTTAAATTCCTTAATTCTCAATCAAATCGACTAGCCGAATCAATACTTGACTTACAAG TGAGTCTTGGTAGGTACCATTCGTGTAGTGTAATTACACCAGACAATGGAAGTGGTCCATCTAATACCGAGGACGATACAGCACCATCTATTACCGAGGACGATACAACAGAACAAATATTGAAGAAAGAGAATTCAGCTGCTGGCATATTCTGTTGGCTGAAAGCCAATGCTCAGACATCGAATTTGGCTTTGGAAAAAGATGCTGTGGGAGTTGTGGCAACCCTTGCCAAGGTTGAGAGCGATGAACTTAGCAG GATTCTCTCTGAGTATTTGGGATTGGAGACCATGCTTGCAATTGTCTGCAGTACTAATGAAGGTGTTAATGCATTAGAGAAGTACAACCCTGAAGGCACAATAAACTGTAGTGCAGGCTTGCATGGAATTGGAtcttcaattaaaaagaatgtaAATGGCCGATTTGCTGTCATATGTCTTGAATCTTTCAG ACCATATGTTGGAGGTTTTGTAGCCAATGATCCACAAAAGAAGTTGGCTATTCCAAAACCAAGATTTCCAAACGAGGAGTGCCCGGCTGGGTTCATTGATTATGCAGTAAACATGCTCTATTTAGAGTCCAATAACTTATCTTTTGTTACTTCTAGCGGTCACGGTCTTAGAGAGACACTATTTTATGGCCTTCTCTCTGGCCTACAAGTATACAGAACCCGAAATGAAATGATGTCTGCTCTCCCATGCATTGATGAAGGAGCTGTGTCATTAGATGGTGGAATGATCAAGAAAAATGGAATGTTTGTTCTTGGTAGTAG GAAAGATGTAGAAGTGAAGTTTGGTATATTTTCGGGAAGAAGTGGTGTGGTTCCTCCAAATTATAGTCAAGCTGAAGAAGTGGTGAGGAGGCTGAAATGGGAAAGCACCAAGCTTGCTGAAGACATACAAAGAGAGCAGCAACTATTGGACCATTTGAAGGCCAAGTCCGCAAACAAAGTAGCTTGA